In the Triticum aestivum cultivar Chinese Spring chromosome 2B, IWGSC CS RefSeq v2.1, whole genome shotgun sequence genome, CCATATAATTATATTAGAGAATTCATAGATTCTTTTCAATCAACTAAAGTTTTAACTCAAGTGTAACATCAaacgatgtactccctccgtcccaaaataagtgactcaactttgtacacttattttggaacagagggagtatatcttaAAATCAAATAGAATGTATGAGCTatagagaaaaataaataataaatgatTAAGACGTTGTCCATGCATATGTGTTGGCCACTATGCTAGTGTGATTCAAAGCGTCTTACATGGTTGAGACTAGAATACTCTCATTTAATTTACATGAAGATTGTATAGAATATTGATTTTTATACTATTTAACATGCGGTGGTTTGCTTGTGGCAATTGGTTGAGCATAGAAGTTACATGACTGTCCTAATATGGTTATGGTTGTCCTTCTGCGTGACAAAGTTGGTTGGGTTCACCAATAATATGACTGTCCCACACATATGGCTCTAATAGGTATCCTAGAAGTATAAATACTACATGCTATTCTCCCCATTTAACCCATCCACAACTTGCCACAATGCCATTGTAGTTGAGATTTAATTATGAAGTGGATACATATATTCCTTCACATATTAAATTTGAGTACTAAGATATTGGAGCATACCAAAATATTGTTTCTCTTGGTAGGCTGGTCACAGATGAACATAACCTATCAGAGTATATAAACCCAAACATGGCTAGTTTAGAAGCCTTGAAGTCAGCCTTTGACAGGTTCGTCATCAAAATCACAGATGTTCAACGCTTCACTCCACTTAACCAATGACTTGAAGCACAGTAGGAGGGGCCAACACCCATTTATATGACACAAGACGAAACACATTGCCTCGGTCTCTCGGGCGAAATGTCCAAGATGCTACAGTAGTGGCTGTCCAAAATTTTGCGATAGTTGACTGGTCCAAGGAAGCCTTGAGCTCGCAAAACCTCTCAAGATTTAGAAGATGTTGCGGGTGTTAAGAATTTTGTGGATGCCCTCAAGATTGTAAACTACAGGAAACACATGCCTTGATTTTTTTTATTTAGATTGTTATTCAAGTAATGCAGGTAATGCATTCACCAATGAAATATAATAGATTACTATGTGAATTGCATCTAGTGAGTAGCACCTATTACTCCACTCCTAACAAGAATTTAACAAGAACATGATATGAATAATAGACAAAGTAGATGATGGATCTAAAACAGAACTACCCAGTTGTTTTGCACTAAAGCATGAGCATCACATTTCAATACTCAACATGCAGTACAATAACAAAGCTCAAGAGATTATCAGAAATTACAAATGGCAATTCATATAATAAAAGAGAAATAGTGGGAACATGTAATGTTGAATTGGCTGTCTTCGAAAGTACGAAGGTGAAATGCTCAAGAGTTCCACAGAAAGTCAAAACCAATCAATAGTTTGGGGAGAACTCTAGATAGAAGCAATGCATAAGGATAGAAATCAAAAGAAGATagtataccccccccccccccccaaaaaaaatgtTGTATCGATATTGCCGGAACAACTCAAATAATGAAACAAATCAGTAGTTGAGGACAATTCCAGGTAACAGCAATGAATAATGGTGGACACCAACATAAAAGCGCTTACCACCACCCCAAAAATAAATAAACAGAATAACTCAAATAATACCATAGTTAACATGACAGTCCTATGGATATAAGTCTTTTAACTAAGTTTCTTGCTTTCTCCTTTAATATTGGCCGTGATTTCTATTGGAAGTTCGATATCAATGCCATATGCAACACCAGTAGACCACATAATATTGACGATGTAAAAGTAGTAAGCAACATAGTTTTACCATCATCTGGTTTCTTCACAAACTCTACCCCAAGACGTTCGAAGCGCTCACATGCCTTATAAACATCATCCACAGTTACCCCTATATGGCCTGAATAAACAAAAATAAGACATGAGTGTTGCAGCATCTAAGAGATCATGGTGAGTTTAAGCAAAAGCAGCGGTAACATTTTTAGgcaagattttttttttttgcacaTACCGAATCCACGAGGGTCTGAGTTCCCATTATGGTACCCTTTGAATTCAGGATCACTTTCTGTGCCCCAGTTGCTACAGTGAAACCAAAAGTTTATTAATATATTAGTGGGTGGTTGGTGCTACTGAGAAACAATCAAGGACATCTTCACTCAGATAAAGAAAATAATGAAAAGTAACAGAACATACTGAGTGAGCTCGATTGTAGCCTTTTGCCCAAAAGTCCATCCAGTCCGCTGGACAGGATCAGCAGGGGCTGCAGACAAATCCTATCGGCAATGGCAAGGTAAAGAACCAGAGGCGTTAGCTCATTCAAGTAAATTGTCACGTTCAAATGATTTATTGTTCCCCTAATCAAGAAACTCTTACCTCGTAACCAAGAAAATACAAACTGAATTTCATCTCAGCAAAATCCAACCTTTTCAGCAACCTGGTTTTGTTAACAAAACATAAAAGAAACAACAAACAGTTAATATAGCATGACAGCGCAGTATGGTTTTGATGCACACTCATAGTGTAAAACTACATTTGAGACACTCTGAAATTCCTTCATTAGCATGTCTATGAAACCTCTTAGTCACTAATCGTAGCCTTCTGCTTCCTGCTTGTATACTTGAGAATTTATAACTTCAATGCCTTTTTATACAAAATAGACATGTGATAAATTATAAGAATTTGGAACACATCTAGCaagaggccaaaactaaggccTTGAGCTTTCTGTTGTGCAATAGAACTGAAATATACAGCCTATTCCCTTTTGGGTCAGATCCTTGTTGCTCCAGGTACCAATTACGGAATTACCACATTTCCACGCAACTACGCACACTATTACTCATGTTAGTTTGCCAGACATACAATAGGAGAAAATTCAGAGCATGACTTGATATGCAATGATACTAGCTTTCcttgaaaatccaaaaaaaaaaaaaTAGAACATTTACAGATTTCATTAAGGAAATAGATGACCCATGGATGTCCTACTCACATGCACAAACACATCATTTGAAGGAAGACAAAAGAAAGAGAACTCACGACATGCCCATCACACGCGAGTAGAAGTCAAGGCTCACTTTTGGGTCCTTCACGCGGAACATCTATAAGCAAAAAAGAAGAGAGAGAAAAATTAATTATGGTAATAGCAACCGATTGGGACAACCTGAAATGCTGCTAGCAACAAGCTGGTCCACCAACTGTTGGATCAATAATCAATTGCAGAACAACTGAAGTTTCTTGGCCTAGTACATTAACACCAAAAATTTCCTCAGTCTATTGCGGAGCATTCAAAGCACCCCTATCAAAAATACAAGCCTATGAAAGCCTTTGATGAACTGCCTATGGTACCACCCAAACACATATtccccccgtcccataatataagagcgtttttgacactgcacagtgtcaaaaacgctcttatatcatgggacggagggagtagtttccaGCATTAGGGAGAACAACTCCATACCACAAGTGTTGAAATGAACAGAGAAGGATGATAAGTTAACTCTGCAGCTGCAAAACCAACACTGCTCGAAATTATCACATCACATGGAACTAACAGCACCCATCACTTCGGCCTCGGCAAGTGTTGCTTTCTCCCAATTTTTATAGCCCTGAAGCTACAAGCACCCACGGaccaccaagtgttcgacagattGCTTCTGCCAAATCCAGCCACAAACTCTCTTCCACTCCACAAATCAAACCCGGAGAAGCGCAAAACTGAATCCAATAACACGAATACCAGCTGAATCCGCGGCTGAACGTGGTACGAAGCAAAGGGAGGGGGTGGCTTACAGTCTGCTGCATGATGTAGCCCTTGGTGGCGGGGTCGGCCTCGGCGTGGAGGCCCGGGTTGTTGGCCGGCGCCTCCTTGGCCCCCGACGACGTCGACATGGCGGCGAACGCGGCCGGGTAGGACCGGCGAGCCCGGGCGAACCCCTGCAGAACCCCGATCAGAAACCGTGAGCGGAAGTGCGAACGGAACCCGCGAACGAGCAAGCGAGCGGGGAACCGCGGAGACCTGGGGCTGCGCGAGGCGGGGGGCGCGCggcgcggaggaggcggaggcgaggcggcggagggcgcgggagggggcgggggagaggaggagggcggagcggagtgtggcggcggcggccatggcggagcgGTACGGCGGGGTTATTTAGGGGAGGGGATAGAGGAAAGGCTGGGCTGGTGAGCTGGCGTGCGGTGCGGTGTGCCGGGTCTGGACCGATCCGTCGGGTTCGGGTGCGCTGGCAGACGCGACGCGCCACGTCTCCGCGGCTGGCGTGCCACGTGTTGGCGACCGGCGCCGGAGATCCGCTCGCCCGTCTTCCTCCCCTGCTCCGCTCCCCTCCCCCCAGTCGAGTCGCCTCCGCTGCCGGGCATCGGGTCCTTCTCCTGCTTCCGGAGACGCGTGCGTGGTTCTCGGGGTAAGAATATCCCGCGGGGGAATTGGCGGTTGCTTCCCACGCGCGTCCCCTCCTGATCCCCTTCCTCCCCAGTTGCCGTGCCGCGCGATGGCGGCGCCGCCTTCCACCTCCTCGCCGTCCGGGGAGGTCCGCGTCGAGAGATCGCCTACTGACCTAACCGGCGGCGACGGCCAGGCAGCGCCCTCGAGGTATGCGCCGTCTCCCCATCTCTCTGCCTCTTCTCCCCTCTCCGGTTTGTAGCTCCAGCACGCACAATTCGATCATAGTAGAAGCCAAAATTCCGATCGGCGCAACCGCCCACGACTAGCCAGGGTTGACAAGTTAAGAGTTACGGCTTCCAATTTGGCCTCAGCGTAGCTGTGCCGACTGCttgtacgtactccctccgttccaaaatagatgacccaactttgtactaactttatactaaagttagtataaagttgagtcatctattttggaacggagggagtacttcggtAGTGGCCTTCTCGAACACCGTCGCTGTTCTGCAGTGCAACTGGATGATCCGGTTTTCTGTGGGCATCACCTTGATAAAAATAGTATACTATGCGCATGCTTTGCAGAATATATGATCTGCTGTCTTGTACGTGTTTCTGTTTTCAGGGCCGAATTGCTCAGCATGGTGAAGAAGCACTCGCATCTGATCGGGTGGACAGTCGTCGAGGCCGAGGACGATCCGTCGGACGTCGAGATGGATGATAAGTTCTGGCATGAGATGCTTGATCTTTTCTTCGTGCGTGGTAGGGTGTCAAGGAGCAGGGAGGAGGACGACCTCGTCTTCTTTGTCAATAGCACGGTACCTTCTATAGGCCTGCTGATTTTCCCCTTATGTTAGCATGATATGTTGTTGCCCTGTGCAATATGCATATCACCGTTTGTTGCTGCTGGCTGTAGATGCAGAAAATGGAAGATCTGCCTCCCTTTTTCGTGCGGAGATGGGCTCCTACGGTAAATGAAGCTACACTACATCCAATTTACTTCAGATTTTTTGGCTAATTCTTGAGGCTTCCTTGGTAGTGTAGATTCAAGaaaattttataaaatttatttgttctttcttcactttttttgtatttgtatGTTCTCTACTGTTGAGTTAAATTCAGTTGCAACCATAACAAGTGTGCTCTGTATTCAGTTAAGCTCACAGTTTTTGTAACTATTGTTAAAATAAACTGTTTTTTAAGGGAAAATGTTCCCATTGTTTTATTTCATTGACCCTATGTATATAGAAAATTTATTCTAATTTGTTGTTCTTAACTGCTGAAGGAGCCTTTTTTTTTGGTACATGCTACACAATTTTCATATGTATAACTGTAATGAACATACATACAGTACTGGAAAATTTTATCTGTGAGTTGCATGACGACAATGTTAGATCCCTTACCATTTGTAACTTTGTATGCATGAACAGATGAACACTCAATACAGTAATTTTCATGTTTGTGAGGTGTAATTTTTAAGACTAGTGACAATGGGGAAATCCTTATCGGTGTTCTTTTATGTCTTATCTGGTTAACATAGTGTTAGTTGGAGAACCCATGATAAGAACAATTACTTTCTGTTGAATTACTGGGCTAAATATGCTCCTTTTTTGCAATTGCCAGCTTGAAAAGCTCATCAATGCTAATTCAACTGAGGTTGATTGGGAACGTTCCTTCTATTTGAATTTAGTCGCTCACACGTCATATACTGTCACAGTGGCATTGTGCAGGTATGTTTCTATGGCACTTTTGCTAGGATCTTACAAGCTCTGTATGCTCAGAACAATTAATTAGCTATAACTATGCATAAGAACAACTAAAAACCTTTTCTGGTGATCTATTGAGGTGTCACGGCTGGTGTGCAAGACACCGGAGTAGAGACATATATTCAGGAGGCGCCACGTTATAGAAGAGCCATAATAATGGTGGCACAGATTGTGTGTGTGTTCAGTGTGGATGTGGCCATGTATTGAGCTGTAGGGTATATGAGCCAATCTGTACCCAGAGAATGGTTAAGTTGCACAAATATAGGGAAATCTACCAATTATCCTTCTATTCTCTattattcctcttcttctcctcatcACGTCTCGGCAGATCGCCAATGGCAACGGGGTGCTACATGAAGTAAATCTTATATTAATATAAATGCAGCACTTTTAGTCTGTTAGCTATAGTCAGTTAAAGAACTTCCAGATTTTTGGTTCATAGTTTCTCACCCTTTATCAAAATCTGAGACGGTTGGCAAATAATTATTGTCATGTCATCTAATTCCATATTGAAACAGCATTCTCTGCTTCAACTAAATGTTGAGAAACCGGTCTGGGTTGGTGGTACAATCACACTTTTTTCATTAGCTGACTGAACAATTTGTGACCACAAATTTATTTTTCAGCATGAGTTTGCGCTGGAATGTTAAGGGACTCACAAATCTTAAGAGTGCCAATAGTATCAATTGTCATGCACAACAAAGCTTTTTTTTTTCATAACTCCCCTCAGTAATATTTAATGGCTGGTTATGTGCTTCTTATAATCTACTTCCACAGTATCAGCAATCTTCGCAATCGTGCAGACAAAAGCAAGTGGTCGCCTCCAATTTATAAGGTTTCGAAAACTGTATATGCATCCCCTAGCCGTGTAAATTTCCGCCTTGATCAAAGAAAGGTAATTTTTTTCTGGTATCATCTTTTCAGAGAAACAGCCTTTCAATATAAATAATCTGTCATAACTCATATCTCTTTAATAGGCTGTAGAAACAGTACCTGCATATCCCAACATTTATTTCTCAGTTGATGACTTCGATGATCCTTTTGATGCTGTGGTGAGTTCTGATTTACTTCTCCCAAAAATTGCATAACATCGTGTTCTGGCAATACTTTGCAAATGTTGTAGATGCCTACGGTTTTATCAGTGATATTCCTTGGTTTTCCTTTAGATGACTTTGACCATATACTTTCTAAGTTGACCATAAAGAGTAAACTGGTCTTGTAAATTTGAGCAGGTTTTGTCAGACCCAGAACACTGCTATTGTGTGATTCTCAATGCGCATGATGGGGCAGCATTTCCTGAAGAAACTGAAGCAAGCAACGTCTCAAATGTACAATCTGGGTTCAACTCTGGGAGCAGTGGAGAGAACCCACCAAAGGTTCACTCTCTTCCTAAATGAAGGTTTCTTTGTAACCTTCTTCAGATTCATTATGTAAGATAATATTGGTAGAGAAGATGTCCAGACAACCCCCTGAACTATAGCGATGTGTATTGTTCAGGGGGTCGACCAGATATCTTCTCTAATAGTTCATCTATTTTACAAAATCCATCCCTAAACTGTACAACTGTTGTCTGTGCTCTGTCGTGTGAAGCAGCTTTCGCAGCCAGCccttctctcttctctcctctgtTTTGTTCTAACCTGCAGCTTCAGTGGGATTCCGCCCACAGTAAGGCCAAGGGCCGCTTATAAGTACTGCAAATATCTACCTGTCTGCTCCCTATTTTTTTATTGATCTATATTTAGACTACTCTCTTCATGTCCGCATTACTTGCTGCTTAAAATCTAGTTATACTTGAGAATCTGTCTGCTTCTGGGAGATATTTCTGACTGTATGCAGAATTTGCCAGTAACACCTGTCCCTTTAGGAAAAAATCCATGTTACTCTGTGATGCAACTCTCCAAAATCCATTTTACACTTAACATTGAAACCACTAGCACACTTCTCATCCTTATGAAAAGGAATCCTGGATTTCACGCTTAtttggttacatggagcttactaTGATTTCTGTTGCAGAGAACTCTCTTCTCAGGCTATGTCAGCTATCAAAATGTCCGTGAAGCTTATGATGGTTAGTCTTTCATTCATTTACTTTATTTACAAGGAAAATATTGCGCTTGTGGTCCTATTATCAAATATTGTTTCTGCAAGTATTTTGTTCTCTGCAACTAAGCATGATTCAGTCTTTAGTAATACTACTACTTCTAACTGGTTGACACTTTGCTCGGCCTATATAGGTGATGTCCTTTTTGAGATTTTGATAGATTTTATTGTTTTCTAACATATACTTCTCCTAATGTTATTCAGCTGGCAGATCCAAATTTGGGAGCTTCCTCTCACTTGGGCAGGACAATACTAAACTTGATAAACTTTTCATGAGGGGCCCTGAAGGACGTGGGGAAGTTGAAGTTGCTGTTTCTGGGATTCCAGGTTTTATATGCTCTGTCTATACTCTGCAAACTGTCCCACTTCTCTGTGCAATCTGGTTTACAATTTCGCTGCTAGTTTGACCAATAACAAACTTTATACACAACCTCAAATATGCCCAATGCACTTTCTGTTTTGCTGTAGCTCTACTGCAAGTTGTCTGACTTGTTAAGCTGAAATGTTTTTTCTCCCTTAATTAGATCAGAGCCACGAGAGATCAAAGAAAGATCCAGGAGATAACTTCCGGGTTCTTGTTCGCAAGGCGGCTTCTGCTGCATCAAAGTTTGCAGAGCAGGCCTTCGAGGCTGCATCTGCCAACAAACGACCGGACCATAAGCTTCTTCCTCTCAAGTGTTGTTTGATGTCAGTATCTCTTCCTTGGGACTTCATTGCCCATGACCTGTTGCACAAGGTAAGTTCTTCATCTTACTTCGGGATAATGCCCAAACAGTGTTGATGTTTAAAATAGTTGGAAAgtagtcccaccccttgcttagaTTTTCCTCATATCAAAGTCATGTATTTCTATTAAGCCATAGGTGAGattatttgcttatgtatgtacaTATTATATTTTACTTGTACCAATGAATCTGGTCATACTTTCAATGGGATTAGGATTGATATTGGTCTATACCTGTAAAAAGAACTCAGTGTATACTAGTGAGTTTTAAGGGTGTCTCCGTGGACAGTTTTGCTCACAGATGTATGACCTTCAGTCTTCAGACTTAGATTTTATTGGCGTCTGATTGAAATACAAGTGGATTAGGTTCTCCTCCTATTTGGCATAGTCTAACTAATCCAGCTGATGATGATATGGCATGTTGAAGTACTGACCTATGTCCTGCCGATGTACCAGGAAACGCCACCTTTGGACTTCTGAGGCTGCGATTCCACCGTCCCCTAAAGGGTTGGATGTGGAACTTCTGCCGATGTAACCAGGAAACTTCTGCACAATCTCCTAACATCCATGGAGATTGCTCAGAAGTTTGTGGATGGATATGTCGTAGACTTCAGTAAGATGGCGTGCGAGTACGAGGAAGGATGGAGCTACCCAAGAAACTGAGATATgatatgtgtgcgtgtgtgtgtactTTGTTAGATCAAACTTGGTAGTGTTCGAGCCTGTCTCTGTGCTGCAGACTAGCTGACTAGGGCGTGTAAATATGGAGGGGTTCTTTCATGGTTTCTTTCATTGCTTTTTTATATCGTTTAAAAGTTCTGTCGTCGAAACGATAACAATTCATCAGTGTCCAATTAGCCCTCTTATTATGTCGTCAAATACCCAGATAAAAATATGACAACAACTGATCGTCTGAACTGATACTTGATACACATCTGATGCACATCATCGTTAACACTTCCATAGATGGTGCTGACAGAATGTGACCTAATATTGCAGGATGACATATCATGCTATATACATATGCATTTCCATGTTCATTTTCCAAATAAAGATGCTGCAAATTTATAATTTTTTGCTGTCAAGTGTTTTGTCATAtaactttttttttgagggagtTTTCTCATATAACTGGATCCGATGTTTATAAGTGTGAGCTTGACACGATGTTTATAAGTGTAGACGCATGCAGTGATTTATTTAAAAAATTTGTAGTTATGGGCTTTGAGAATTTGTTCATACGGTACTAATCAATCAAGCGGAATTCTCATATCTACTAGGTGTATTTAAAAAGGAGAAAGTCATAAATTATATCGCCATATGGTACGTACATGGAATATCCGGGTCCGGGAGTATGGGTGGGTGCGTGTGGCCTGCGCCGGCTCCGACTGCGCATAGTAGCAGGGCCGCCAGCAACAGGGCTGCGACTGGGAGCAAGCCACTTTTCCTCTTAGGCATGCGCCCAGATCGATTTCCCTCGCGCTCTCCACGAGCTCGCGAGGCACAAGTGCTGGCTCTTACAGTATAATTTACTTATATATATGCTCACTTTCTCAGAGGACGGGGCAAGCGGCATGCCTGTATATATGGTAGAGTACGTCAGTGGTCAGTGGGACGCCTGCGTGCGCGGCGGGCTAGCGCCGGAGACCGGCGGTCAGCCACAGCCGGTCAATCATTGGCAGCTGCACACGCATCTTGTGACTCCAGGTCCGCGGGTCATCCACGCACTCATGCACTCATGCACGTAGAGACTGAGTAAATGACGACGCGACACACTCGAGGACCGACTTCCAAGTCCACACATAATAATCACCACAACACATTCCAACGAGGAAATGAAAAATATTAAGAAAGACTTACAGATTCACCTGATCCAAAGAGGGTCTAACTTCAGTGGGAAGGAAATGAAATTACAAATTCATCAGTCATCACTGACCCTGCAATGCACAGCAGCACAATGAATAAAGTGATACATTAATTCAGtgtataatatactccctccgttccaaaatagatgacccaactttatactaaagttagtacagaattgggtcatctattttagaacggagggagtagttgtagaTGTTAAGCTATATGGCAACTGAACAAGACAGAAGTCTTTAGGCCAGTGTTTCTCTTGCGGGTCTGCAACTTACAGGAATATTGGGCCCAAAGATGTTGACAGTCAAGAATTGTCTAATTCTTGGAAGAAAAATGGTCCTGTAAACCACCAAATGGTGCAGTGTGTGCAGGGTCACCGTCAATGCAATGTCACATCTGCACTATATGAAAAATCAACAGGATAGTAACATCAGTCAAATAAGGAGGCGGTACAGGACAAATAGCTGTGAGCAATGAAAGCGCACTGGTCGTCGGGGATAGTGACTTGTCACCCAGAACAATATGCTCCTGATGTGAACAATAAAATCGTTAAAAACATCTATTTTTTTTTCTCATCGTACATGTTCGTATGCACATGAGAAGGATCGACAAATAGAGAGCTAAGACCATGTTTGTGGCTAAAGTATATATCTTCTGGTCTTTGTTAATAAGCGAATTTTGCACACGAcaaaaaaaaaagagagcaaaTACTTTAGCCGCAAACAAACTGGGCTATGCTGGAGATGGAAAGCACCCATGAGAGCTTTCTAGGTCTTGTTTCACGGTAATAACATGTTCAATCTTTCAAACAGCACTTCCTAGTCCTATGATTTATATTTTTCATCTCTTTAGTATCTTTTGGGTTTCTAGAAATAAGTTGGCATAATAGATACCCAGAATGTTCTCCTATACAAGAATACGAAACAGGTATATATGTAGTGAACTTGGACATGAATACTGAATAGTGCTGGCTAGCAAATCTATGTGAGTGGATCACAATCAATCCATCACTCACTAATGCATATGGTCAAGCTGTGGTTGCAAGTGGCAGAGGCAGAGCAATCATCTATTGTATGGTCAGGGTCAAAACAAGTGGCGTTCTAGCGCACAGTGACTTGTTGGTTTCTTGCCTCCTATTCAACGCCCATACATACTTGTGAATTGGCCCACGCCCACTATAAATACCGGCAGATTTCAATTAAACTAAACGATCACACACACAAATTGCTTAACATCTAGCAGCATACACGAGATGGGTGAAGTAGGAGCTCGAAACAAGATGCTGCCACGTCTTGCTGCAACGCTCATCTGCTTGGTGAGCTTCTGTCCCCGTGTCTGCTCCTTAGCCACACCTGCACTCCACAATGCTTCCGAAACCGATAGGCATGCCCTTCTATGTCTAAGGTCGCACCTCTCTGACCCTGCTGGAGAAACGAGTCATTATCGTTCTGTGATTGGCGAGGGGTGACATGCAGTACTGTGCATGCAGCTCGTGTTGTTTCCCTTCATCTTGATTCTTTGAACATCACCGGCCAAATATTTCCTTGCATTTCTGACCTTCTTTTCCTCCATGAAACCCACATGGCAGACAACCAAATCAATGGCCACATACCTCCCGAGATAAGCCGCCTAACCCAACTCAGGTACCTCAACCTTAGCATGAATTCCATTACAGGGATGATTCCAAATAGCATATCGTCATGCACCCTCCTCGAGGTCATCGACCTTAGGATGAATTCAATCACGGGGGTGATTCCGACTACCATATCGTCATGTTCACGCCTCAAGGTCATAGACCTTAGCATGAATTCCATCACAGGGGTGATTCCGAATACCATATCCTCATGTTCGCACCTCGAGGTCATCCACCTGTGGAACAACTCGATCGAAGGTGCAATCCCTCCAGCGCTTGCACAATGCTCGTCTCTTCGCGAAATTGTTCTTAGCAATAACAACCT is a window encoding:
- the LOC123043432 gene encoding uncharacterized protein KIAA0930 homolog, which translates into the protein MAAPPSTSSPSGEVRVERSPTDLTGGDGQAAPSRAELLSMVKKHSHLIGWTVVEAEDDPSDVEMDDKFWHEMLDLFFVRGRVSRSREEDDLVFFVNSTMQKMEDLPPFFVRRWAPTLEKLINANSTEVDWERSFYLNLVAHTSYTVTVALCSISNLRNRADKSKWSPPIYKVSKTVYASPSRVNFRLDQRKAVETVPAYPNIYFSVDDFDDPFDAVVLSDPEHCYCVILNAHDGAAFPEETEASNVSNVQSGFNSGSSGENPPKRTLFSGYVSYQNVREAYDAGRSKFGSFLSLGQDNTKLDKLFMRGPEGRGEVEVAVSGIPDQSHERSKKDPGDNFRVLVRKAASAASKFAEQAFEAASANKRPDHKLLPLKCCLMSVSLPWDFIAHDLLHKETPPLDF
- the LOC123043433 gene encoding lactoylglutathione lyase; amino-acid sequence: MAAAATLRSALLLSPAPSRALRRLASASSAPRAPRLAQPQGFARARRSYPAAFAAMSTSSGAKEAPANNPGLHAEADPATKGYIMQQTMFRVKDPKVSLDFYSRVMGMSLLKRLDFAEMKFSLYFLGYEDLSAAPADPVQRTGWTFGQKATIELTHNWGTESDPEFKGYHNGNSDPRGFGHIGVTVDDVYKACERFERLGVEFVKKPDDGKMKGIAFIKDPDGYWIEIFDLKRIGEVTATAS